A DNA window from Zingiber officinale cultivar Zhangliang chromosome 3A, Zo_v1.1, whole genome shotgun sequence contains the following coding sequences:
- the LOC122053503 gene encoding uncharacterized protein LOC122053503 isoform X2 — protein MARSRILDLASLLSSPSLASPPSLNLTAPLAPLLNHQPMPAPFPQALASPSSGSGGNPLCNWPTTHSNPLTPDLCLSPFLSARVISSSSATGAANSPSLSGFRAVLLALFAAEVRTRAGRSVLLPQAILSSRCWIQLDNSTRKSAKTVSGTAYQRFLLYYKRFLRLLMLR, from the exons ATGGCTCGCTCCCGGATCCTCGACCTTGCATCCCTCCTCTCCTCGCCGAGCCTCGCCTCGCCTCCCTCGCTGAATCTCACCGCCCCTCTCGCTCCCTTGTTGAATCACCAGCCGATGCCGGCGCCATTTCCTCAGGCCCTTGCCTCTCCATCCTCCGGATCCGGTGGCAACCCTCTCTGCAACTGGCCTACGACACATTCCAATCCTCTAACCCCCGACCTCTGCCTATCGCCCTTTCTCTCGGCCCGCGtcatctcctcctcctccgccaccgGCGCTGCCaactctccctccctctccggGTTTAGGGCCGTACTCCTCGCCCTCTTCGCCGCCGAGGTCAGAACCCGCGCAGGGAGGTCCGTTCTCCTGCCACAGGCCATCTTGTCTTCCCGTTGCTGGATTCAACTGGATAACAGTACAAGGAAATCTGCCAAAACTGTATCTG GTACAGCGTATCAACGGTTCTTACTCTATTACAAGAGGTTTCTGCGGCTGCTGATGTTAAGATAG
- the LOC122053503 gene encoding uncharacterized protein LOC122053503 isoform X1, producing the protein MKKVTINQQDIFILSQRYSVSTVLTLLQEVSAAADVKIDWNALVENTATGITNAREYQMLWRHLAYRHPLLDKIEEGAEPLDDDSDLEIELEIAPPITEEASCQAKEYAQLLLGSRKKTDLEAPLAEKGVDKEMLDTAPDKQPLQTSHAVASSSLQKKLSQPTGAPIVGSIEPGLDEAAEGVVGDVQGLVRKKRRLGDGADETPVD; encoded by the exons ATGAAGAAGGTCACCATCAACCAGCAAGATATCTTTATTCTCTCGCAAAG GTACAGCGTATCAACGGTTCTTACTCTATTACAAGAGGTTTCTGCGGCTGCTGATGTTAAGATAGACTGGAATGCGCTTGTTGAGAATACTGCAACTGGAATTACGAATGCCCGAGAGTACCAAATGCTGTGGAGGCATTTGGCCTACCGTCACCCATTGCTTGATAAGATAGAAGAAGGAGCTGAACCTTTG GATGATGACAGTGATCTCGAGATAGAATTAGAAATTGCACCTCCTATCACAGAAGAAGCCTCATGTCAGGCGAAAGAGTACGCCCAG CTTTTGTTAGGCTCAAGGAAGAAGACAGATCTAGAAGCTCCTTTGGCTGAAAAAGGAGTTGACAAGGAGATGCTAGACACCGCTCCAGATAAACAACCCCTTCAAACTAGCCATGCTGTTGCTTCTAGCAGTCTCCAGAAGAAGCTGAGCCAGCCAACAGGAGCACCTATCGTCGGCAGCATTGAACCAGGATTGGATGAGGCAGCAGAGGGTGTGGTTGGGGATGTGCAGGGCCTGGTCCGCAAGAAGCGGCGGCTTGGTGATGGGGCAGATGAGACTCCGGTTGACTAA